One window of Nocardia nova SH22a genomic DNA carries:
- the crcB gene encoding fluoride efflux transporter CrcB produces the protein MTELHRSPARAEAEPIDPDVDLHMPDQRRELFREHGAVLAVIAVGGGLGGLSRYGLSRLLPTHPGQFPWGTFTENVLGCLAIGVLMVLITEVWPAHRLVRPFVGVGFLGGFTTFSTYTVEIRGLLQPGSAVLAFVYLAATLLCALLAVLAGVTGARMVFLGKRIREESR, from the coding sequence TTGACCGAGTTGCATCGTTCCCCGGCCCGCGCCGAGGCCGAACCCATCGATCCGGATGTGGACCTGCACATGCCCGATCAACGCCGGGAGTTGTTCCGCGAACACGGCGCCGTTCTGGCCGTGATCGCGGTCGGCGGCGGCCTCGGCGGCCTCTCGCGCTACGGATTGTCCCGGCTGCTGCCGACCCATCCCGGGCAGTTCCCGTGGGGAACCTTCACCGAGAACGTGCTCGGCTGCCTGGCGATCGGCGTGCTGATGGTGCTGATCACCGAGGTGTGGCCCGCACACCGGCTGGTGCGCCCGTTCGTCGGGGTGGGGTTCCTGGGCGGTTTCACCACCTTCTCCACCTACACCGTCGAGATCCGCGGCCTGCTGCAACCCGGTTCCGCGGTCCTCGCCTTCGTCTATCTGGCCGCCACGCTGCTGTGCGCGCTGCTCGCCGTACTGGCGGGAGTGACCGGCGCTCGAATGGTGTTCCTGGGCAAGCGGATCCGGGAGGAATCGCGATGA